Genomic DNA from Triticum dicoccoides isolate Atlit2015 ecotype Zavitan chromosome 4B, WEW_v2.0, whole genome shotgun sequence:
GCCCCGTGTTTGGGTTCAGGTACGTGCGTGGCGATGCATACGCCCATCAAACTCCGTGTCTTTTNNNNNNNNNNNNNNNNNNNNNNNNNNNNNNNNNNNNNNNNNNNNNNNNNNNNNNNNNNNNNNNNNNNNNNNNNNNNNNNNNNNNNNNNNNNNNNNNNNNNNNNNNNNNNNNNNNNNNNNNNNNNNNNNNNNNNNNNNNNNNNNNNNNNNNNNNNNNNNNNNNNNNNNNNNNNNNNNNNNNNNNNNNNNNNNNNNNNNNNNNNNNNNNNNNNNNNNNNNNNNNNNNNNNNNNNNNNNNNNNNNNNNNNNNNNNNNNNNNNNNNNNNNNNNNNNNNNNNNNNNNNNNNNNNNNNNNNNNNNNNNNNNNNNNNNNNNNNNNNNNNNNNNNNNNNNNNNNNNNNNNNNNNNNNNNNNNNNNNNNNNNNNNNNNNNNNNNNNNNNNNNNNNNNNNNNNNNNNNNNNNNNNNNNNNNNNNNNNNNNNNNNNNNNNNNNNNNNNNNNNNNNNNNNNNNNNNNNNNNNNNNNNNNNNNNNNNNTTCTATATGCATTGTCCTTCTGCAACATTCCGTTTGGCTGCACGATCGCGCATGGATAGTATTCAGTGGCTTGAGATTTTGAGTAGCCTCGTGGGGACGAGGCTAAACTGGTAGGCTAATAGCTTCGTCATGGCGGAAAATTGGGCATCACTGCGGGGAGGAATTTGGACTGCGCTGTGGCATGATGGAGTTGGGATGGTATTCATAGTTCCTTCTGTCGTGTCTTCTCTGCAGGTACTTCAACTCCTTGCAGAGCGAGTGCTTCCCTGTGTGCTTCCTCTCGGATGTAAACATGGTTGTCTCTGCGCCTACTGGGAGTGGTAAGACCGTACTGTTTGAGCTTTGCATTCTGAGGCTCCTCTCGAGGTTCCTCACAACGGACTGGAGGTTCAGTCTGCTAAAAGGAACTCTTAAAACAGTACGTGCTGACTAGCTTTTCTCAAACAATGTTGGGGCTAAGATCGGGAGTCTAGCTAGGACACTAATCGTAATTTCCACTCCGTGCTTCACTGGGGTTGCGCGGTTAGATCTATATCGCTCCCATGAAGGCGTTGGTGCAGGAGAAGATGCGTGACTGGAAAGTGAAGCTGGGCTCGTTGGGGATAAATTGCTTGGAGATGACTGGTGATAGTGAATTCTTTAACAAGAAGGCCATACATGATTCCGATTTGATCCTGACCACTCCTGAGGTATATGTCACTACTTGTTTTGCTTCTTATTATGATCTAAATAAACCTCTGCTTCTGCAAactattttccttttttttttatCCAACATTTGCATGCAGAAGTTCGATTCTATGAGCCGTAATGGAGTAAGGGATGGAGGATTGGGTTTCTTCAGTGATATTGCTCTGGTCCTTATTGATGAAGTTCATCTTCTCAATGATCCACGTGGAGCTGCCCTGGAAGCAGTGGTCAGTAGAATAAAAATGCTTTCTCGACTTGGCAACATGAAATCTGCTCCATTGGAAAATGTTCGATTCATAGCAGTTtctgcaactatctctaatgctgaGGATATAGGTTAGTAGAAACGTGAATTATGTCAACCATGTACAATTAACCACATTATCCTGTGGGGAAGAAACTTATGTATTAACTTTGTGAAATTACAGCGGAATGGCTCCTAGCACCTCCTGAAGGAATCAAAAGGTAACTAAAGCAAGTTCCTCATAGATAATATGAAATACTGCTACTGAATTTTCCTTTTGCAGATTTGGAGAAGAGATGCGGCCAGTGAAGTTGACAACCAAAATTCTTGGTATGATTCAGGCTTCTCGTTATTTTAGAATATGGATGAGCATATGAGTGCATAAGAAAGATTGACACTGTACTTTGGCAACCCATAAGATTGTTTATAATGAAGCTACTAGAACTTTCTTATGCTCTAGGCCAACTGTTGTACTGGTACAACATAGTGAAAGTAATGCTTGATATATTCTTTATTGTCTTGCCTTCAAGAATTGATAACCCTTCCAGTTCTTATCAATTATTTTGAAACCTTTGTATACCATGTGCTTCAAGTTCTGATTTAATTGTGTTAAAGCAAGAAAAACATTACTCTTTCATGACTGAGTCCATCCTGCACTGAAGGGGCGCAAATTTTACCAGTCAtaaaatgatttcaaataaatcTGTACTTTGTGCTGCAAAAAATTCAGGAACATGTGAATTTTCCATACCAACTTGATTAGAAATAAAAATCACTGATGATATTTAGTATTGTCAGCCATTTTTATGTTTGCCCTAATTAATAATTGTTTCACTGTGCTATTTAGGTTATGCTCCAGCGAAAAATGACTTCCTGTTCGAGAGGGTATGCATAATTCCTATCCAATAATGCTTGCTTTTCGAAATNNNNNNNNNNNNNNNNNNNNNNNNNNNNNNNNNNNNNNNNNNNNNNNNNNNNNNNNNNNNNNNNNNNNNNNNNNNNNNNNNNNNNNNNNNNNNNNNNNNNNNNNNNNNNNNNNNNNNNNNNNNNNNNNNNNNNNNNNNNNNNNNNNNNNNNNNNNNNNNNNNNNNNNNNNNNNNNNNNNNNNNNNNNNNNNNNNNNNNNNNNNNNNNNNNNNNNNNNNNNNNNNNNNNNNNNNNNNNNNNNNNNNNNNNNNNNNNNNNNNNNNNNNNNAGGAGTGTTCAGATATATTCTATCATACTTTGTGCACAACATTTTTCTTCTGAATAATGTTGGACACTGTACTGAATCAATAAATTTAActtaattttctttgttttttcaacTTTCAGAGGCTACAAAGTTTCATATTCGGTAAGTCATATCTCCCCATCTGTCAATTACACTGCCCATAAGTTACATTATTGAAATTGAAGTGATCAAAATAGAAAGCGAATATTGAATACAGATATACTGATGCAACACTCAAGAGGGAAGTCTGCACTTGTTTTCTGTTCTAcaagaaaaggtgcacaagaagcaGCACAGTGCCTCTCACAAACTGCGGGGTCTCTTGGCTATTCAAATCCATTCATGAAATCTATGCAGCAGTATGAACATCTACGAGAGGCTTCCTTAACCTGTAGTGACAAGCAGCTGCAGTCTTGTATCGTACATGGAGGTCATGTTGAATCTTGTTCTCTGGGCACCCATGACCTTCCTAATTTTTTTATCTGGACACTCACGTTAGTTGTTTCCTAAATTTACACTGACGTTGTCGTATTTCCAAATTTCAGTTGGTTTCCATAATGGTGGTCTTTGCTTAAAGGATAGGAGTCTTGTTGAGGGTCTTTTCCTGAAGGGTGATCTTCAAATTCTATGCACGACAAATACTTTGGCACATGGCATCAACTTACCTGCACATACAGTAGTGATAAAGTCGACACAATTTTTGTGAGAACCCTTTTTCTAATATGACAGCATTCTACCTACCCTCTGTTCTTTTATGATATTTTCTGATTTCCATACATTTTGTAGCAACAAAGAGAAGGGCTCGTATGTAGAATATGAGAGATCCATGGTGCTTCAGGTGTGCTATCAAGTCTCAGTTGCTTCTGCAAAATAGCATTGTAATAAACAAAGGATATGCACCGCCAGACATTTATTTGCtatgtattttttttcttctagCCTTAATGATATGCCTGTTGCTTAAGGTGTTTTTACTTGCTTACCTGATTACAAATGAATATAAATTTAAGAGACAGGTTAATAAATTTAGCTCAGGCCTCAGTAATATCCATATATTATTATATGTAAACTTTCCTTTGAATAACTAagttggttcttgcttgttgctgcAAATGATTGGATACGCTAAATTCTTTTTCATGCACGCAAGTTGATTTAGTTATCCTGTAATGCGTTATTATATTTAGTTAAAATTAACATGTATTTGACTCAACGGTCAAGTTATTTTACATTTTGTATTTCAAATAGGAAACAGTGTATGTGATAATGCCCTTGCTTCTGACAGAGCCTCTTTTTTTCGGTCATTCAcagatgtgtggtagggctggccgTCCACCATTTGATGATACTGGAACAGTTGTAATTATGACAAGAAGAGAGACAGTAATTTTCCTCTGTTTTCCTCTCTTGTTAATTCTGAAATACCCTTGACAGGAAAATGCTTCCTGGTTTTTGGTCTAACCTGTCATAAATTTGTCTCGTAGGTCCATCTATATGAGAACCTTCTCAGTGGATGTGAAATGGTGGAGTCTCAGTAAGTTCTTTTATGTTCAGTTGAAAAGTTCTTACGTGATATTTTAACTGAAACTTAACTCTGTCATGCCTGGTACTTCATTTGAAACTCCTGGCTGATTATAGATACTATGACCAGGTTGCTGCCATGCGCAGTGGAGCATTTAAATGCAGAGATTGTTCAGCTGACAGTGTCTGACATAACTTTGGCAATTGAATGGCTCAAGTGCTCATATTTGTACATCAGGATAAAAAAGGCATGAACGTACTACTCTTGATCTTTAAATATCTTTCGTTTAAATGTATGCTCTAATTCATGTCAAAATAAATTATCAGAACCCTGAGCACTACGGAATTAAGAGAGGGATTCCTCGTGATCTCCTTGAGAAACAAATGAGAGGTATCTTTTGTGTGCTTTGTTGACTTAACGGTTCTCTCATGAATTCATGAAATAATTATCTTTATGGATTGAATTTACAGATATATGTGTCGAGAAGATCCACGAGTTGGGTGAGTATGGGCTAATTTGGACAGATGGAGATGGTTTCAGTCTAAAACCATTAGGTAAACTTTCCATATTGCAAGAAAATTACAATCGAATGGCATCATATGCAACAGCTTTCATTATAAAAGCATAAGCTTAAGTGTTTCATCAAGTTTTCCAAATCCCTTCTATGTCTGATGTTTGGCCAAGTGGAATCTTGTATCCCTTCTAATACTAACATTATTGCATTACTATTTCTGCAATTTATTTTTTGGAAAACACGGAACTATTATCAGTAATATACTAATATCCACATTTCTATGTCTATATATTAAAGAATGATTATTTCTGTATTTTCACCTCTTTGCAATACCCACATTATACTGGAGTTCTTATGGGATAAGTTTATTATACAAAGTTGTATTAGAAAAGGTATAGGTACTCATAGAAATATCAGAGGGTTGGGCATGCATTGTGAAATGTTATAACTCTGCTATTAATTTTCTGGTGGTCCTGAATTCATTTGTCCTCACATACTGTACTTCATTGCTATTTAGAAGTTACAGTTCCAATCAGTTGCATCAGTTGCATATGTATCTGTATTTCATCTGCACATCAAATAACGCTTTTGGTATGTATCTTTCTACTCAGAACCTGGGAGGCTGATGACAAAATTCTATTTAAAGTTTGACACGATGAAGCTTATTGTCAAAGCTTCTGCATGTTGCAGTTTGGAAGATTTATTGCATATCATCTGCCGCTCTGCAGAGATTTCTTGTAGGCAGCTCTATATATTTTGATTTTAATAAGTTAGTCTGTGTAGTGAATTAgtgatttgattttttttcttctggAATTTCAAGGGATCCAACTACGTCGAAATGAGAAGAAAACTCTAAATGACATAAACTCAGATAAAGAGGGGAGGCTTCGATTCCATGTTGTCAGTGAGAATGGGAAAAAGAAGAAGCGTATCCAGACAAGAGAAGATAAAATATTTGTATTAGCGAATGACTGTTTAACTGGGGACCCCCTAATGCATGATTTATCCCTCAACCAGGTTGGTTGTTTATTTAGCTTTAAACACATTTTAATATTATTTCCATTCCTTCTAATTTTTTTTGGACTTCTGCATGCAGGAAACAAATTCAATATGCTCAAATGGATGTAGGATTGCCAAATGCATGAAAGAATATTTTATATACAAAAGGAGTTACAGATCTGCCATAAATTCTATGCTCCTTGCAAAATGCCTAGACCAAAAACTTTGGGAAAGCAGTCTATTTTTACTCAAACAACTTCCTGGAATTGGAATTGTTACAGCGAAGGTTATTAATTTTGAACCATAATTATTTAGGCACTCTATATACAAAAACTGCATAATTAACTGGTGAGTTTACGACTGCTATCCCAGGCACTGAAGGCTGCTGGAGTTGATTCCTTCGAGAGCCTGGCAACTGCTGATGCTAGAAAGCTGGAAAGTGCAACGGGACGAAATTATCCATTTGGAAATCAGATAAAGGAGTCCTTGTCGTCATTACCGCCAAAAATTGACATACAAATTGAGGATGCTGGAAACAGACAGGGGAAATCAACCATTACTGTGACACTAAGCCGGCAATCACAGGCAGTTCGATCCAGTAAACAGAACTATGTTGACATGGTACATCTTTTAGCTTATTTTCTTATCATCCAATACTGCTTAAACCTAAAAAATATTAAACTATTGTTTGTCAGATTGTGGGCTCAGAGGAAGATAATATGATCCTTTTTCATGAGAAAATAAggtcagtggttttattttataatcTTGGTGTCCTTTATGGTCTTTTTTTTCTCCTGATGggtggttttgttttgttttggttattCCTGCCATCATTCAACTCTTCCTTGAAGGGCTCGAGAGTTTTCCAGGTAATACTTCTGAAATCCTGTTATTTCAGCAAACATTTGAACCATTGTTATCTAAGTAGACAAGCAAATGAACTCTAACTTTACTGCTATAAGTCGGTACATTGTAAATGCTTTGTTGCTCCTCCAAGGAAGATATTCTTTCCGTTACATTTGTATTTTAAATAGATTATTCTAGCAGGTAGCAGAATCTGGTAGCAACCTCACCTTTTTGGTTAGACTATTACTTGTTCTGCTAAGCACCAAATAGCACCTCTGTTTGATACAGCAAACGAACATAGCACAGTGATAGCAAAGATGAATAAAATCGCTCAACTAGATACCAACGTTCAAGGATCTTGCTATACTCTCTGACACCCAAGCCAAAGCTAAGTTGCTCCTAGTTACTCTCACTGGCTATTTTGTTAAATGCAGCCCATATTCTGTAAAACTTTTGGTGCCATGCCCCCAGAGTGCCAGGGTGACTCTGAAGGTAGATCTGATTTTTGAAGAACACGGTAATGTCTCCAACAGATAATTATTGTTTGACAAATAAAAGGTCATTTTACAATTTTATGCTGACATATATTGTGCATAAATTTTTATTTTGAAGTTGGTATTGATATCCACAAGAAGCATGTGGTCAGCAGGGAGGATGATGTTCATGTGACAAAAGCATATGGGACAGAAAAGCAAAAACCCTTGATCAGTCTTCCTGCTGATATTTGTTTGGTTAGCTCCAGGACAGCTGAAACAAGTCCAGCTCAACCTCATATTGGACGGAGCCCACTATCAAAAGAGGTTTGCGTTATAGAAGACGATGATGGTGCCAACGTTCCAGACAAAGTTGACAATATGCCGGGAACGAGAACATTTAACAACTTGGCTTCACTGTAAGTTTTTAACCTACTATATGGACTCCTCCAAGAATTCTAGAATTGGCTTGCATTCATCAGTGTAGCTGGGAACAGAACATTTGCCTGATTGGCCATTAGTCTAGTGTTTAGTACAGAAAATATCCGCTAGGGTTCTTTAGAAGCAAATATTTGCAAGGCTGCCTTAGGTCACCAGAGAACTGCTATGGTTCACAGCTTTTGTTGAAACTTTGATCACATGTCAGATTTTGATCTTTCTTCCATGTTCTTTGAACCTTCTCTGAGTATTAACTATTCTGAGGTGATATTTTGATGACTACAGAGAGGTTCCCAGCTTTGACCTAATGCTTGAAGAAGATAATGGAGGTAACACGATGTTATAAAACACCATACCTGCTTTGTTTGACTTGCACTCCAGTCAGCAAGATCTACTTTGTTTACTTTTCTAAGCGAAATGTTTATGACATTCCTAGATATGCAAGATGTGTCGTTTCCTGAACCAGCAAAAGCAGACTGCAGAAGTGCCACCAGCAACACAATTTTTGATCACATACGCAAGAAATCCAGAGATTTTCCAACACTGATGTTATCAAAGTCGATGGATAGCTCTTATGAACCTTTGATACTGAAGAAGATGAAGACATCGAGGGGACAGTTTAACTTGGATCAGGGAATCCTGCATGCGAATGAGGTCACACCAATGGATTCTGAACATTCCGAGCTTAGAGTCTCTCCGACCAATACAGCCGAGAAGTGTCGGAGGATCCTGAGCAGAACTTCAGAGAAGAGCTGCTCTCTGTTTGCAGAGaaagtttacagcccatttgagaAGAGCAAGAGCCTGAGTAGAATTCCAGATGAAAACTCTGTTCAATTTGCTGACAGAAGGGGCAGCCTGTCTGAGAAGAGCAAGAGCCTGAGCAGAATTCCAGATGAAAACTCTGTTCAATTTGCTGTCAGAACTGACAGCCTATCGGAGAAGACCAAGATCTTGTGGACAGCAGCTGATGAGAACTCTCATCAATTTGGAGGCAAAAGGGACAGCCCATCTGAG
This window encodes:
- the LOC119296216 gene encoding ATP-dependent DNA helicase MER3 homolog; translated protein: MAAMGPLGDSYALRCVSDLPPPFRPVFGFRYFNSLQSECFPVCFLSDVNMVVSAPTGSGKTVLFELCILRLLSRFLTTDWRFSLLKGTLKTIYIAPMKALVQEKMRDWKVKLGSLGINCLEMTGDSEFFNKKAIHDSDLILTTPEKFDSMSRNGVRDGGLGFFSDIALVLIDEVHLLNDPRGAALEAVVSRIKMLSRLGNMKSAPLENVRFIAVSATISNAEDIAEWLLAPPEGIKRFGEEMRPVKLTTKILGYAPAKNDFLFERRLQSFIFDILMQHSRGKSALVFCSTRKGAQEAAQCLSQTAGSLGYSNPFMKSMQQYEHLREASLTCSDKQLQSCIVHGVGFHNGGLCLKDRSLVEGLFLKGDLQILCTTNTLAHGINLPAHTVVIKSTQFFNKEKGSYVEYERSMVLQMCGRAGRPPFDDTGTVVIMTRRETVHLYENLLSGCEMVESQLLPCAVEHLNAEIVQLTVSDITLAIEWLKCSYLYIRIKKNPEHYGIKRGIPRDLLEKQMRDICVEKIHELGEYGLIWTDGDGFSLKPLEPGRLMTKFYLKFDTMKLIVKASACCSLEDLLHIICRSAEISWIQLRRNEKKTLNDINSDKEGRLRFHVVSENGKKKKRIQTREDKIFVLANDCLTGDPLMHDLSLNQETNSICSNGCRIAKCMKEYFIYKRSYRSAINSMLLAKCLDQKLWESSLFLLKQLPGIGIVTAKALKAAGVDSFESLATADARKLESATGRNYPFGNQIKESLSSLPPKIDIQIEDAGNRQGKSTITVTLSRQSQAVRSSKQNYVDMIVGSEEDNMILFHEKIRAREFSSPYSVKLLVPCPQSARVTLKVDLIFEEHVGIDIHKKHVVSREDDVHVTKAYGTEKQKPLISLPADICLVSSRTAETSPAQPHIGRSPLSKEVCVIEDDDGANVPDKVDNMPGTRTFNNLASLEVPSFDLMLEEDNGDMQDVSFPEPAKADCRSATSNTIFDHIRKKSRDFPTLMLSKSMDSSYEPLILKKMKTSRGQFNLDQGILHANEVTPMDSEHSELRVSPTNTAEKCRRILSRTSEKSCSLFAEKVYSPFEKSKSLSRIPDENSVQFADRRGSLSEKSKSLSRIPDENSVQFAVRTDSLSEKTKILWTAADENSHQFGGKRDSPSEKSKILMRPPDDGTLQFAGRRGSPSEKSNVLSRTRDENSLQFAAKRDSSSAKSNVLSKTPDMDSAQFAGRRDNPSEKNKLCSSSPFPDLQATRQAPATVQPLRIQDYCKDILASSKGSGTGEPFLGFKSVFSFL